The genome window GCTATTTATGATGCTGTCGGTCGACGCTTTTTTGCTAATTTAAGTGTGAATTTCTAATCCAAACTATTTTTAGAATAAAATCATCGATGATTACAGGCTTATTACCCGCTTAAACCAAAAACAACGCCACTGGTAACAGGGGCGTTGTTTAGTATTGGGAGTAGACTAATATAGTAACCGAATCGCTAAGTTACTTAACGATTTATCCCTATTTGTGGCCCTCTTCATTGAGGGCTTTTTTTGCTAGTTTAGTCTAAGTAAGCCTTTAGCATCCAAACCAATTTTTCTTGCTCTGAGATGTAATCGCTCATTAGTGAGGCTGTACCTTCATCGTCTGCATCACCAGCTTGGCTTAAAATATCACGCTGCATGTGAATTAATGTGCTGTAACCAGCAAGTAGGTTTTCTACGGCTGTAACGCCATCACTAATACCTTTAGCTTCTTTGATTTTACTTACTTCAAGGTAATCAGAAAATGCATGTAGAGGTGCGCCATCTAACGTTAAAATACGTTCTGCAACTTCATCTACTTTTAGAAGTAGTAAGTTATAAATTTCTTCAAACTTAACGTGTAGTTCAAAAAAGTTACGGCCTTTAATATTCCAGTGAAAGCCACGCGCGTTCATGTATTGAATCTGGTAGCTACTCAATAATGTATTGAGTGACTTTATGATGTCTTCGCTTTTTGCGCTGTTTAGACCAATTGCGTTTACATGTGACATAACTTGCTCCTTGAATAACCGTTGATTTGTGAACTTGTGATAAGTATTACTAATTTCGATAAATTAGTAAAATCGTTTAAATTTATCTAGTTAATAGTTTTAACCTATTAGCTGTTTTTGATACCTATATTCACTTTAGACTATTAATAGAAGTGGGTCTGATTAATAAAAATACTACCCCTCAAAAGTAAATAAACCTCAAAAGTATATAAATCATGATCTAAAACAAACTTTATTCAAGGTAATAACTTAGCTATTTTTTTTATTGATGCAGGTCAAAAATCATCCACCCTAACGGCGCATAATAATGTTGTCGAAATAATTAGGAGAGATAACATGCATGCAAAAACAGCGAAACAAAATAAAGCAGAGTTAATAGTGGTAGGAATTGCAGTCATCGCATTTGTACTTGGGTTAGTAGCGCACTTAGCGAGTGCAAGCTTTGCGAACTCAGATTTTTTTGGCTACATTGCGGCGCCGATTCCGCTTATATTGGCAGTGGTATTTTTAATTAGTTATAAAATAGCAGCCAATGCTGAGGATTAATCTTTCTCGTTTAAGCACTTTAAAATGTAATCGAGTACTTGGCGCGAGTAAATCATACTGGTATGGCTTAAATGAAACACTTTATGTTCGGCCATACCTTTAAGTTTGGTTTCATCTAGTAATACAGTGCCATCTGACTGGCTACCTTTGACTATTAAGGGCATAAGCCCAATAGGTAAATCGCCCGCAATACTGTAAAGCTTAGCTTTAAAAGGCCAATTACCATTTTTAGTGAGTAAAAATTCAACACTATTTTTTAAAAATGATTCAAACCCTTTTTGCTTCATTTTTTGCGCTATATGGCTGCCTTTATGTGGAGTACCCAGTGTAATTACCTTCGTAACATTCTGGCTAGCAGGGGAGTTTGCCTCTAGGTAAGCACGTGCAATAAGCCCTCCCATTGAGTGGCATACAAGCGCTGCAGGTTCGTTAGAAATACACTCATCAATTTGTGCAAATATGGTATCGCGGTGAGGGTCGAGCGTATTATAGGTAATGTTTAATACCGTCATCCCCGATTCTTCAAGTCGTGAACAAAGTGGGCGCATAACAAAGCCAGACATATACAAGCCATGTAAAACAATAACGTGTTTAACTTTCATATGCTCCCTAATACCAATTTTATTAAAAACATGATCATTCTAGCGTATTAAATAATCCGCTACCTGCGTTAAAAATTATTTATATAGAACAACTATATGTCATAATTTTTGCCTTGTTATCGACTTATTTATTTGTCGCTATAATAGATAACTAATTTAATGCAATTGGTATAACTACCGTAATTACATTAATTGCAGCGGTTTTATTTCAATATTGGTTGTATCGGTATTTACCCATACTTCACCATCTTGAATGGTAATGGCGAGCTTAATTCCACGATCAACCAAAGCAGCAAGTGCTTGTGTTGCTGCATAATCAAGGCTAAAAATACTTAGATTTTTAAATTCATACAATTTAGGTTGGTGTTTTTGCCACCAAATTGCTTGATTGTTTTCACCGTAAGTATATAGCACCACTTTTTTAGATTTATTACAGGCTTTTTTAAGACGTTTTTCATCTGGTAAGCCAAGCTCAACCCATAGTTCTATTTCTTCACTATAGCTTACATGCCAAAGTTCAGGCTCATCATCAGCGCTTAATCCTTTAGTAAATTCTAAACCATCACAGCTATTTAGCGCAAAAGCGAGTAAGCGAATCATCAACCGCTGATCGGTTTCTGATGGGTGTTGAGCCAAGGTTAAATTAAAATCTTGATAAACGTGGCGGTCCATATCGCTAAGCGATAACTGCACTTTCATAATGGTGGATTTAAGAGCCATAACAACTAATCTGAAAAAATTTGCGTCAGTATAGCGCAATTAAATGAATTGCCAGTTAAAATAGCGGTTAATTATACGTTAGGAGTTAAAAATGGCTATCCAGTGGTTCCCTGGGCACATGAATAAAGCCCGCAATGAAATTAAAGAAATAATGCCACAAATGGATGTGATCATTGAAGTGCTTGATGCGCGCATTCCTTATAGTAGCGAAAATCCGATGGTGGCAACCTTGCGTGAAGGTAAGCCGGTCATCAAAATTATGAACAAAGCTGATTTAG of Pseudoalteromonas arctica A 37-1-2 contains these proteins:
- a CDS encoding Dps family protein; this encodes MSHVNAIGLNSAKSEDIIKSLNTLLSSYQIQYMNARGFHWNIKGRNFFELHVKFEEIYNLLLLKVDEVAERILTLDGAPLHAFSDYLEVSKIKEAKGISDGVTAVENLLAGYSTLIHMQRDILSQAGDADDEGTASLMSDYISEQEKLVWMLKAYLD
- a CDS encoding alpha/beta fold hydrolase, whose translation is MKVKHVIVLHGLYMSGFVMRPLCSRLEESGMTVLNITYNTLDPHRDTIFAQIDECISNEPAALVCHSMGGLIARAYLEANSPASQNVTKVITLGTPHKGSHIAQKMKQKGFESFLKNSVEFLLTKNGNWPFKAKLYSIAGDLPIGLMPLIVKGSQSDGTVLLDETKLKGMAEHKVFHLSHTSMIYSRQVLDYILKCLNEKD
- a CDS encoding YaeQ family protein translates to MALKSTIMKVQLSLSDMDRHVYQDFNLTLAQHPSETDQRLMIRLLAFALNSCDGLEFTKGLSADDEPELWHVSYSEEIELWVELGLPDEKRLKKACNKSKKVVLYTYGENNQAIWWQKHQPKLYEFKNLSIFSLDYAATQALAALVDRGIKLAITIQDGEVWVNTDTTNIEIKPLQLM